Within the Marixanthomonas sp. SCSIO 43207 genome, the region AATAACGTTTTAAACCTAAGCGATTGTAAACTCTATTTTCAAAATCAAAAGGATAATACACATAATACCCTAATTGTGACACAAACGCTACTTTATTAAACCGAAGTTCGTGCCCTATAAACAACCCAACTCGCTTATAATCTTCATCACCAGATAAATTATACTCTGGAAACGCGATGGACTGATAGTAAATTAATTCTTTTAAAAAATGTGCAAAAAACACATCAACTCCTGCTTGAAATGTGCTTTCGTAATTAATACGTTTGTCTACAAATGCAGAGACAACATAAAATGGATATTGCCCTTGACCTATTACGTCACTTTCATTCCACCCGAAACGAAATGCAAAGTTGTATTTTAATTTTTCGGCATGTGAAGAGCTTGGTGGATCATCTTTTACAATATATTCAGGAAACTCTTCGTGATCTACCAAATAACTAAGACCAACATTAAAGGCCCAAGTATTTGTACTGTTATTAGGTGCTCTCAAATTGGCATTTGAATAGTGAATAATAGAAAAACCAGCGTGAAAGCCTAACCCTTTATAAAGGTTTTCTTTTACATAGTTGGCTTTTAAAAAGGTGGTGCTTAAAAAGCGGGTTCCGTAGGCATTGTTTATATAATTTGTCTCCCTATCATAAGGATTGGTTGTATAAGCAACTCCTTGACCTAATCGTATTACTAAGTTTCTATTAAAAAAATACCAATTGTAATGCCCATACAATCCATAATTTTCACCCAAATATTGGTTTTTCATATTTTGGTAAGTGAATGTAAAACCCCAATCTGGATATTGGTATCGACGCTCCCACTCATTAAATCCATATGTTTTTCTGTTATAGGTAAGTATAAGCCCTCGAGGATGGCCGGTAATTAAATGAGCAATGTCTGGATTGTGTTCTAGAATACTTCCGTAAAGATAATCGGCTTCAAGAGAGAATGGTTTTAGCTTTTTTTCTTGTGAAAAGATCACACAACAGTTTAAAGCTAGAAAAAAGAGAAAAAAGTATTTCATATTTTTAAACGAAGCATAAATATACATTAATCCCTAAATATTAACCTACCCGTAAACAATTCTTCTACCTCAACAATAGGTGGACGATTTACTGAAATCACATCTCCTGTTCCTTGAATTACACCTCTTATTTCATCAATAGGATGCACGATCATTTTGTTTGCACTTCGTTGTCTAATGTTTAATGTGTCAATTTTAAAACCTTCTCCCTCAAACCTCGGGAACTCATCACTAAAAACTAAAGAAGCATTTTCTGAACTTCCTGAAATGTAAAAAACACTTTGCCCGTTTGCCGAAACCGAAAACTCATCACAGGTAATATTTAAATAAAAATCACCACTTTTGCGAGCGTTTACAACGCCTCCAGTACTATTGCTTATTAATGCAAGAGATGAAAACTGTAAATTTCCAACGCTTTTCACATCTCTTGATGATGCATTTCTTATTTCGGTGATATTGGGAGTAGTGACTATCACTTGAACATTATCATAATCACGTACCAAATTACATTTATTATTATTTTTAACCACCAAGGTTTCGCTTTCTATAGCTACGGAAATATCGGGAAGAAGGTTTTTTCCGGTTTTAATAATTACTTGTTGAATAGCGCCTTGTTTTAACTGTAATGCAACATCGTTTTCAATTCGTATTTTACTGAAACTATCAACTACAAACTCCTCAACAACACGATCACCAACCGTTTGAAAGCAATCTGGAGCATTTTCTGAATTGCACGAGACTATTATCAAAAACAAACCGAATATGTATAAAAACTTTTTCATTGTTTATATTCTTAACCCTATTCCAAATTCTACCCCTTCTACTTTTGCTCCGTGTGATTTTAAAGTTGACACACCAAATATCTTATTGGTTATGTAATATTTTAATCCGGCGCGTATGTAGGTTCTTCCTTCAAAATCGTATGGATAATAGGCATAATACCCAAATTGTGAAACCACTGCCAGCTTATTCAAAGTAAGTTCGTGACCAAGAAATATGCCTACTCGTTTATAATCTTCATCACCACTAAGAGAACGATCAAGACCTGATGCTACTAAATATTCTATTTCTTTTTCTAAAAATTCAGAAAAGAAAACGTCTGCTCCTACTTGAAATTTACTTTTGTAACTCACTCGCTTGTCCAAAAATGTGGATACCACTAAAAAAGGATGTTGTCCTAACCCTACATAATCACTTTCGTTAATTCCGCTACGTAAAACCACATTAAAGTGAATAGGTTCGGTTATAGTTTTATCAACGACATCTGTGATGTATTCAGCAGTTTCAGATTCAAATTCATATTGTAAACCTATATTAAATGTAAATGAATTGGTACTAGAATTGGGTGCTTTAAAGTTTCCGTTGGAATAATGAATGAGAGCTATTCCGGCATTTAGCCCAATATTTTTGAACAAATTTTCTTTGTTGTAATTAAGCAAAAGATAGGTTGAACTAAGCAGTTGGGTTCCGTAAGCATTGTTTTTAAAATTTGTCTCTAAATCAAACGGATTGGTAGTATAGGCGATTCCTTGTGCAATTCTAAACATGACATTTCGCCTAAAAAAATAGAAATTTAAATGACCATATAAACCGTAATTTTCACCTAAAATATCATTACCAGGGTTTTGATGCAACATAGAAAAACCCCAATCTGGAAAATTATATTCTCTGTGCCATCGCTTTGAGCCAAAGGTTTTTTTATTGTATCCCAAAATAAATCCCTGTGGATGATTGGTTACCAAATGAGCAATATCTTTATTGTGGCGTACAATTGTGCCGTAAAAGTAATTTGCATCAATAAAATAATCTGTTGCTGGCTCTTCTTGTGAAAGCACAAAAAAAGGTGCTAAAAGAACAATAATGGACAGTTTTAGTTTCATTGCGGGCAAAGTAACGCAATTTTTCAGTTTTAAAAGGGTAAGTTTTTTAAATCTACATTTCCGCCAGAAATTATAATTCCTACTTTTTTTGAATTAAAAAACGCTTTTCTTTTAAGCACAGCTGCCAAAGGTACTGCCGAAGAAGGCTCTACAACTATCTTCATTCGTTCCCAAATGAGTTGCATAGCTTGTTTAATTTCTAGTTCATCAACACGTATTATGTCAGAAACCAATTTTTTAATGATTGGAAAGTTTTGATCTCCTAGATTGGTTCGTAAACCATCTGCGATTGTATGTGTTGTTTTATTGGTTTCAATTGTTCCGCTTTGCAGAGACCGCCAAGCATCATCCACCTCAAATGGTTCGCTTCCTATGGTTTTGCAATGATTACTTAAATAGTGACTTGCCAATGCAGTACCAGCAAGTAAACCACCACCGCCTACCGGAGTTAAGATATAATCTAGATCTGTATGCTTTTTTAATAATTCAAAAGCTGCAGTGCCTTGTCCTAAAATTACATTCAAATCATTTGACGGATGAATAAAAGTAGCTCCTTTTTCTGTTTGAATGCGATTTGCTTCTTCTTCACGAGCGGCTAGCGTTGGTTGTGATTCGGTAATGATACCACCATATTGTTTTACAGCATCTTTTTTTACTTGAGGAGCGTTTGAAGGCATCACGATGTAGGCTTTTACACCTAAGTTTTTTGCAGCTAGTGAAAGAGCTTGAGCAAAATTCCCGGAGGAATGTGTTACCACTCCGTTCTTTTTTTGAATTTCAGATAATTGTTGAATGGCGTTAATGGCTCCGCGCATTTTAAAAGCTCCCATTTTCTGAAAATTTTCACACTTAAAGTAAAGCTTTGCCTGTGCCATTTCGTCTAGTAAGGATGACGTAAGCACGGGAGTTTGATGCACATGAGGTTTTACTCGATTGTATGATGAAACAACAGCTTCTTTTGAAGGAACCATAGAAGAGTATTTTTCTGAAAAAGGAAAAGTAGTACATTTTTTTCAGAAAGTAATAGTGTTTTTATGATAAACTACCCTGGTAAATGGATTCCGCATTCACGATTTTCAAGGGCTTTTACAGGGTCATAATAATCAAACTCAACTGGTAAGTTATGATTTTTTAAATAATCTAACATTTGAGAATCATCAAAATGATAAAAAGGGCAAACTTTTAAAACTCCATCTTCAGTAAAACTCAATATATCAATCGAGTCTCTATAGTCTGTTTGTCTTTTTCTGAGGTTTGTAAACCACACATCTGGTTTGTATTTACGTAACGCTTTTTTAAAAGGTTTTAACTTGACAAGTTCTGAAAAAGATTCGTGCTTTGGATTATCAATTGTAGGTTCACCTAAGGTATTTTTTATAAAAGCTGTGGTATACTCTGGAGTAAATATTTCAATATTTAACTGCAATCCACCTATCAAATCATTTGCATGAGTATACGTAGCTTGAGTGTTAAACCCTGTGTCACACCAAACAACAGGCATGTTCTTATCTTGCTTTGTCACGGCATATAATAATGCTGCAGAATACGGCCCAAAACTAGTTGTAAGCCAAGGATTTTTAGCAAGTTGTAAAGCAAACTTTATGATATCTGCTGGTTGCTCGTAGCGTAAACTTTTATTAAAAAGATGGATATTATTTGAAGATACAGTACTCATAATCTTATTACCCTATGGGATTAGTAGAGTTTACAAAACTACTATTTTATGATACAATAAAACAAGTTATTAGCTTTTAATTATGATATCCTCTAGTGTTGTGTTTTCTAGTATGTTAAGTGTATTATCACGCACTTGAATCATAAGTTTATGAACCGAACATACAGATTCATCAGGGCAGTCTTCGCATTTTTCATAAAAGTTAAGACTTACACAAGGGACCATTGCGATAGGTCCTTCTAAAATTCTATATATTTCAGCTACTCGTATTTCGTGTGCTTCCTTTAATAGATAATAACCACCGCCTTTACCTTTTTTGGAACCTAAAAAACCAGCTTTTCTTAAATTAAGCAAGATACTTTCCAAAAACTTCTGAGAAATATTCTCTGAATCTGCAATGACTGAAATTTGTACAGGATCATCTTCCTCCCTTTTGGCAAGAAAAGTAAGTGCTTTTAGTCCATATTTGGTTTTTCTTGATAACATTTTTGAAACAATAAAAACAAATTAGTGTTTAAAAAAAATTAAAAGTATTCAAAGTTTTACAAACAGAAATAAGATACTTTCAAAAATTTAATAAAAGTTCACACTTCTTATTATACAATCTTTTTATTGTTTAACACTACACTATACGTAATATCAACATTACCTTCAAGAGTAATTGAAACAGAACAATATTTTTCAAAACTTAAAGCCGCCGCTCGTTTTGCTTTTTCTTCATCAATATTTCCTTTTAAATAGATTGTAGTATGTATGGCTTTAAAAGGCTTTGCGCTTTTTGTTTCTTTGCGGTCACCTTCAACTTCTATTTCATATGATTCTATCTCTTGTTTTTGTTTTTTAAGAATCATAATAATATCAATGGCACTGCAGCCTCCTACTCCCATTAATAGTAATTCCATCGGGCTAGAGCCTTTTACTACATCGCTTGTTTTATTATCGATATGAACCGGAACACCTGAGGCGCCTTTGGCTTCAAAATGATACTTGTCATCTATTCTATTTAAAGTAACTTTCATCTGTATAAAATTTGTGGTTTTGTAAATGGATTTATAAAATGCTTGTTAAATACAGGAAGCATTTTACTGTAAAATTAGAGTTTTTTTAAAACTTCCTACTTTTAAGATTCTAGTTTTAATGTGTATCTTTGCTTATCAAAAGAGGAAAGATTTGACTGATTGCAACCTCTACTCAACAATTCTAAAAATGTTGAGGCCCTGTTAAAATGGGTTAAAAATGCTAAAGGCAGTGTAAACTCCCTTCGACGCTTTCGTCAAATCTTCAAAATATAAACTAAAAAGACCTTTATGGCATATTTATTTACTTCAGAAAGTGTTTCTGAAGGACACCCCGATAAAGTTGCAGACCAAATAAGCGATGCATTATTAGATCATTTTTTAGCATTTGACCCAGATTCTAAAGTGGCTTGTGAGACACTAGTAACAACAGGTCAAGTAGTTCTTGCAGGAGAAGTTAAAAGCGACACCTACCTTGACGTACAACACATTGCAAGAGATGTTATAAACAAAATTGGTTACACAAAAGGAGCCTATCAATTTAGCGGGGATTCTTGCGGTGTCATATCTTTAATTCACGAACAATCACAAGATATTAATCAAGGTGTAGATCGTGACAATAAAGAAGAGCAAGGTGCCGGTGACCAAGGGATGATGTTTGGTTATGCTACAAATGAAACTGAGCATTATATGCCCTTAGCACTTGAAATTTCACATACCATCTTGATTGAATTGGCAAAATTACGCCGTGATGGAACCGAAATTCCATATTTACGTCCTGATTCAAAAAGCCAAGTAACAATTGAGTATAGTGATGACAATGTTCCGCAAAAAATAGTCTCTATCGTGTTATCAACTCAGCATGATGATTTTGATGAAGATGAAAAAATGCTGAGCAAAATTAAAAAAGACATTAAGGAAATTTTGATGCCAAAGGTACAAGCAAAACTACCTGAGTATGTTCAAAAATTATTTAATAACGATATTACATACCACATTAACCCAACTGGAAAGTTTGTAATTGGGGGTCCTCACGGTGATACGGGATTGACAGGAAGAAAAATTATAGTTGATACTTACGGCGGAAAAGGAGCTCACGGCGGTGGTGCTTTTAGCGGTAAAGATCCTAGTAAAGTAGATAGAAGTGCCGCATATGCAGCGCGACATATTGCAAAAAACTTGGTAGCTGCCGAAGTTGCAGACGAGGTTTTAGTTCAAGTAAGTTATGCCATTGGTGTAGTAGAACCCACATCAATTTTGGTCAACACCCACGGAACTTCAAAAATAGATTTAACAGATGGCGAAATAGCCAAAAAAGTAGCTGAAATTTTTGATATGCGTCCAGCAGCTATTGAAAAGAGGTTAAAACTACGCAATCCTATTTATGTAGAAACAGCTGCTTATGGTCACATGGGACGTATTCCTGAAACAGTGACAAAGATTTTTGAAAGCCCATATAAAGGAACAATTACAAAAGAAGTAGAGCTTTTTACTTGGGAAAAATTAGACTATGTAGATAAAGTAAAACAAGCATTTAATATTTAATCACTTCACTTTTTAAACCTTCAAAAAACCATTCTTATCAAGAATGGTTTTTTTTATATTTATACAAACCTTTTAAAAATGAAACCAACTACTACGCTTCTGTTTTATATTACAGTTATTTTTAGCTTTTTTATTACAAATAGTAATGCTCAAAATGATAATACTACACTTTGGACAAGCTATGATGAAACTCAAGAAATAAAAACGCAACAAGAACACGCAAATCCACGAATGCGATTTAAATTGATACAGTCTAAATTTTTAGACAAAAATGAAGTATTTCAAAAACTAGCTTCAGACGTATCAAAGTTTTCTGAAAAAAGATACAATCAATTAAAACCTCTTGTACTTGAGAAAGATATACCTAGCATTCAGAAAGCAATTTCAGAAGGCAAATTAACTTATGAAGAACTCACTCTTTTCTATCTAAGTCGCATTTTTAACTATGAACTTGACAAAGACAAAACGTTACATACTATTATAGCGCTTAATCCAAATATTCTAGAACAAGCCAAAGAAAAAGATAAAAACAAATCTTTACGCGATCATTTAATCTACGGCATGCCAATATTGCTAAAAGACAATATTAATACCGCCAACCTAAAAACCACTGCCGGGGCCAAAGTACTTGAAGACAACCAGCCTTCTACAGATGCATTTATTGTTTCACAACTCAAGAAGAGAGGTGCTTCAATTTTAGGGAAAGTAAACTTAAGTGAATGGGCGTATTATTTTTGTCAAGGTTGTCCCTTAGGATATAGTGCAGTTGGCGGCCAAACTTTAAATCCCTACGGAAGAAAACAATTTGAAACCGGTGGTAGCAGCTCTGGAAGTGGTACGGCTACTGCAGCAAACTATGCAGTTGCAGCAGTTGGAACTGAAACTGCAGGTTCAATTATTTCTCCTTCGGCACAAAACTCACTGGTCGGGTTAAAACCAACGGTTGGAGTATTGAGCAGAACCGGTATTATTCCTATTTCGCATACATTGGACACACCAGGTCCAATGACAAAAAACATTATTGACAATGCTATTTTACTAGATGCAATGACCGGTAAAGATGAAACAGATATAAAAAGCGTTAGTACTTCAGAAAAGTATATTGAAGCCGTAAAAAACACTTCAATAAAAGGAAAACGATTGGGAGTTATAAAAAGTTTGCTTTCAGATTCAATATATGCCGCAACAGTGTCTAAATTAAAAAATAACGGTGCTGAAATTATTGAATACACGCCTCAAGAAACTCCTTTAAATGGTTTTTTAAACTTACTAAACCTCGAAATGAAACAGGATTTACCAGCGTATTTGAAAGTTCACGCTTCAAAAAATATATCAGTTTCAAACCTTAATGAAGTTATGGCTTTTAACAAGAAGGACAGTTTGCAGTACATGCCTTATAATCAAGGTATTTTTGATGCTATTATAGCAGATACTACTTCTCAAAAAAACTTTGAAAAAATAAAAGCAGCTTTAAAGCAAAGTGGAAATTCTTTTTTTCAGAAACCGATAAAAGAGTATCAACTAGACGCTATTTTATCCATAAACAATTATCATAGTGCACATGCTGCAGTTGCAATTCATCCTTGTTTAACAATCCCTATGGGGTATAAAAAAAATGGAGAACCTATAGGGATAACCCTTATTGCCTCTCCATTTTCTGAAATACATTTATATAAAATGGGCAGTGCTATTGAAAGTGTTTTAAATAGCAGAAAACTACCAACTGACTATACCGATTAATTAGCTGCATCAATTGCCAAATTATTTAAAGCACTTTTAATTTGCTGTAGGGTATCTTCATTTCCGTTAATTCCGTGTCTCTCTTGGAAAAAATCCGGATCGTTATATGAGATGTTTACGGTACCATCTTCTTTTTCCCAAACTAGCATTTTTTGTGGTAAATCAATTGCTGTAGTTTGAGACTTCTTCATTAAAGGAGTCCCTAGTTCGGGGTTGCCAAAAAGTATTATGCGAGTAGGATTTAAGTCTAGATCTACAGTTTGTGCATTTGCTTGATGATCTAGTTCTGCAACTCGTGTTAAATTTGAATTGTCTACAATTGCATTTCGTAAGTTTGTGTACGTAGTATTAAAATCATTATTACTCACAATTGTAATGATGCCGTCTTTATTCGTAATTCCTGTGCTAGAGTTTTCGGCAACAGAAGCGTTTGTTGCGTCTTCGGCAAAATTAGCAAGTGCCATTTTTATTTGTTGCAATGTTGAGGCCCCTCCCACTCCTGAGTGTCTCGCAGCCAAATATTCGGTGCCGTTATATGAAACAAACACGTTCTTATTTTTGTCTTCATACACTAGCATTTTTTGTGGTAAGTCTAAGCCGGCTAGTTGATTTTCTTGCATTAATGGAGTTCCTAATGCAGGATTTCCAAAGAAAATAACACGTGTATTGCGCAGTTCTTGATTTATACTTTGCGCGTTTGCAGTATGGTTTACTTCAGCAATTATAGAAATGTTACTAATGGATTGTATTTCGGCACGAAGTGTATTATACGTTGTGGTAAAATCTGACTCACTTACCGAATAAGCTAATCCTGGTGTTTGAGGATTGTTGATTACTGAATTACTATCATCATCATTACTGCAAGAGCTTAAAACTGCAGCCATTAATAGAAATACAAGGTTTTTCATAGTTACGTTTTTGTTATTTGAGGTTAAGTATACAAAATTGAATTTTCTTGTAAAATACATTTAAGCATTCTTAACAAGAAAGTATGAATACCTTGTTAACGCTGAGTTAATAAGTTTATTTGAAAATTTTAAATGATATTGTGTCGCTTGGCTTTTTGAACAGCTTCTATCTTGCTATGAACTTGAAGCTTTTTATAGCTATTCTCTATGTGTTTACGCACCGTGCTAGGAGACAAAAAAAGATTATCTGCAATAGCAGTGTAACTTAGTCCTTTACTCAATTGTTCTAGCACTTCAATTTCTCGTTTTGATAGTGAAATTTCTTCTTTATCTTGAAGGTTGTCAATATCTATAGGATTGCGAAGTAGTTTTAAGGTTTTTAATGCTATAGAAGGATTCATAGCTGCTCCTCCGCTTAGAGTTTCCTGAATGCCTTTGTAAAGTTCTTCAGGGTTTATTTCTTTTAATAAATAACCATCTGCTCCAGCTTTAATGGCATTAAAAATATGCTCATCATTATCAAAAGCTGTAAGCATAATAATTTTAATCTGTGGATATTTTTGTTTAACCATTTGAGTGGTTTCTATACCGTTTAAAACAGGCATTTCAATATCCATTAATATTAAATCTATATTATGGTTTTCTTCGAGCCGAGTGAGCAATTCACTTCCGTTAAGTGAGGTGTGTTTAACTTCTACGTTATCAAAAAAAGAAAGCTTTTCAATAACAGCATTAATTAAAAACGAATTATCATCAACAATAGAAACTTTTATTTTCATCTTTTGGTTAGTTGTACTAAAGATACTGAAAAGTATGTAATTATTTACCAAAAAGAAATACGGCAGTTGACGTATTAGCATAAAAAAACCTTCAAACAGAATTTTTAATTTTCCGTTTGAAGGTTGCAATAAAATAATCGCTTGGGTAAGCTATAATTTTTCTCTTCTTCTTTACTTGATTACTTTTTTTACAAGCGTTCCGTTTTTAGTAATCATTTTTACCAAATAGATACCGCTAGAAAAAGGCGCAAAGTTAATTTGATTTGTGTTTGAGTATTCAGCAATAAGCTTTCCTCCTATTGAGTATACTTGAATATCAAGAATTGTTTCTTTTGAATCTATAAACAAACGATCGTTTACAGGATTTGGGTAAATTTCTATTTCTGAAATATTATTTTCTCCAACAGATAATGGCTCTGATGTAAAACGAACATTATCTAAGCGTAGCGCTGAAGATTCAATCACAACCGGTGTTACATTCCCAAATCCAAAATAGTATGTTCCAGTTTCAGAAGCAACAAATTCAGATGTGTACTCAACATAATCACCGCTAGAAATAACGTGGCTGTTTAACTCTTCAATATTTGAATCTTTATTAGGTGCTGTTGCTGCTGCTACTTTTAAAATTGCATCGTCTGCTCCTTCAGTTCCTAGTTGAGAGTAGTATTTAATTTCTACTTTTTCACCTGCGCTTACTTTTATTGGGTATGAGTAAATCCAATCATCTTTTGCTGTTGAAGTACTAGTATTGTTAAAAATATAGCCTTCTCCATTTTGTGCTCCTTCACCGCTACCGTTGATCCACGTGTTTGATGACCATCCATCAGAATCATACTCACCATAGTTTTCTACGGTATATTCAAAATCATATGAATATGGAGGAAGAGCTGCTGTCCATATTGAGGTAGGAGTTGCCCAACCTGAACCACAGTCATCATTTTTTAAGAAAAATTGATATCTCGTCCCTGGGGTTAAATCTGTATATGTTTTGGTTAATTCGGTTTGGGTACCAGTAGATGTAACAGACTCTGTAAAAGTTGTAAGTCCTGTATCATAGGTTGTAATATCTGGAGTAGCTGTCCAGGTTACTGTAAAGCTATCTTCGGTCACATCACTACTTGTAACTCCAGTTATGTCTGGTAAAACACAATTGGCAGATTCACTTATATATAAATCATCAAGTGCTAAGTATAAACCGTCATTGGTAATGTTTACAAAAGCCAAATAAATTGTTTGCCCTTTGTAATCAGATAAATCTAGCGTTCTTGAATTGTAATCAAAAGGTTGTTCTCCTTCAACGCTTAAAGCAACGTCTGTAAAGTCTGCCATCTCATTACCTGTAGTTGAAACTCTTACATCATAGTGTTCTAATAATTGAACATCATATGATTTTGCTTTCCAATACAGTGTTGGCTCTCCAGAGTTTGGAATTTCTATGGCCGGTGTAATTAGCCAATCATCAGACTGACCTGCTGGATCATACCAAGAAGTACTAAATGCTATTTTATTATCATAAGCATCAAAAAACTGTATCCATGCTTCTGTATTAAAATCTAGAACCGGTGCGTATGAAGGGACCGATAACCCATCGTTGTTAATTGTTGTGTATTCAGATAAGGGAGTTCCATTGTTGTTTTCAAAACCAGAACTAAAAATCTGAGCGTTGGCATTGAAAATTAACATCATGGCAAATAAAAGCGTAATAGTGTTTTTCATTTTCGTTTTTTTGAGTTAAAAATTTCCATTCTTCTCAAAACTACCTATAAACTTGAAGGCTTTAAATAGCGAAAATCACTTTAACTATTACTATTAAAGGGTTACGGTTTATTTGCTAAAAATCATTATTAAATAAAACGATTTAACAAAAAGTACGGTTTATAATTCAATACAAAGAAGTGCTTATTTCTTGTAAAGAATGCTACCGAGGTTTTAGCTCCAAAATAATTTGAGTTCCTTTACTTTCTTCTGAAATAACATTAATAGTTCCTTTTAATTCTTGAGCACGTTTTTTCATATTATTAAGACCATTTCCGCGTTTAATCTCATTGATATTAAACCCTTTTCCATTATCTGAAATAGTTATAATAAACTTCTCGTTTTCTTCAGAAATATAAACTGAAATCTTTGAAGCCTCGGCATATTTAAGTGCATTATTTACAGCTTCTTGAATAATGCGATATATATTCATTCCCACCACCGAACTCATAGTGTAATCTGCTGAAATAGTATCTGACACATTATATGAAAAGACAATATTACTTGAAGCGTCATTTGCTTTATTAATAAAATTGGTAATGCGCGCTTGTAGATCTTCAAAAGTGATGGACTCTTTGTTCATTGCCCAAATAGTATCCCTCAATTCATAAATGGTTTGTGAGGTAAAGGCACTGATGTTGGTCAATTTTTCCTTGGTTGATGAGGAAGCGTTTTTAATTCCGTATTTTAAGTTGTCTATTGACGAAATAATAAAAGTAAGTTGTGCGCCAATATTATCATGCAAGTCACGTGAAATACGCAACCGCTGTTCTTGCAATTTGTTTTGCGTTTCAATTTTAGCAAGTGCAGTTTTTAATTCACTTTCTTTTTTTAACTGTCTGTTTTTAAGTTTTTGTTGGTTGTAAAATAAATAACCTAATAATCCTAATAGAAAAGCCAATCCCAGACTTCCGTAGATGAGGGTGTTTTTTTGTTTTAACTCTAGCTTTTGTTCGGCTAATTCTTTTTCCTTTTTTTCGGTTTCAAACTCAACAGAAAGTTCGGCGATTTTTTTCTGAACCTCTGTATTATGAATGCTATCTTTTACGGCAAGGTATTTTTCAAAATAAAACAATGCCGAGTCTGTTTTATTTTGACTTTTATAAATATCTGAAAGCGTTTTATAATTGTATTGTGTAAGGTTACGATATTGCTTTTTTATTGAAATAGGAAGTGACTTTTGTATGTTTTTAATGGCTTCAGCATACTTTTTTTCAGCTTGAAAAACTTCACCTATTTGGGTATAATTTTCTGCAACACCTATTGAGTCCTGCATCTTTAGCCGAGCTTGAAGGGATTTATTAAAAAAATCTTTTGACTCCTCATACCGTTTTTGCCTACCGTAAAC harbors:
- a CDS encoding pyridoxal-phosphate dependent enzyme, which translates into the protein MVPSKEAVVSSYNRVKPHVHQTPVLTSSLLDEMAQAKLYFKCENFQKMGAFKMRGAINAIQQLSEIQKKNGVVTHSSGNFAQALSLAAKNLGVKAYIVMPSNAPQVKKDAVKQYGGIITESQPTLAAREEEANRIQTEKGATFIHPSNDLNVILGQGTAAFELLKKHTDLDYILTPVGGGGLLAGTALASHYLSNHCKTIGSEPFEVDDAWRSLQSGTIETNKTTHTIADGLRTNLGDQNFPIIKKLVSDIIRVDELEIKQAMQLIWERMKIVVEPSSAVPLAAVLKRKAFFNSKKVGIIISGGNVDLKNLPF
- a CDS encoding OsmC family protein, translated to MKVTLNRIDDKYHFEAKGASGVPVHIDNKTSDVVKGSSPMELLLMGVGGCSAIDIIMILKKQKQEIESYEIEVEGDRKETKSAKPFKAIHTTIYLKGNIDEEKAKRAAALSFEKYCSVSITLEGNVDITYSVVLNNKKIV
- a CDS encoding phosphoadenosine phosphosulfate reductase family protein; its protein translation is MSTVSSNNIHLFNKSLRYEQPADIIKFALQLAKNPWLTTSFGPYSAALLYAVTKQDKNMPVVWCDTGFNTQATYTHANDLIGGLQLNIEIFTPEYTTAFIKNTLGEPTIDNPKHESFSELVKLKPFKKALRKYKPDVWFTNLRKRQTDYRDSIDILSFTEDGVLKVCPFYHFDDSQMLDYLKNHNLPVEFDYYDPVKALENRECGIHLPG
- a CDS encoding head GIN domain-containing protein, producing MKKFLYIFGLFLIIVSCNSENAPDCFQTVGDRVVEEFVVDSFSKIRIENDVALQLKQGAIQQVIIKTGKNLLPDISVAIESETLVVKNNNKCNLVRDYDNVQVIVTTPNITEIRNASSRDVKSVGNLQFSSLALISNSTGGVVNARKSGDFYLNITCDEFSVSANGQSVFYISGSSENASLVFSDEFPRFEGEGFKIDTLNIRQRSANKMIVHPIDEIRGVIQGTGDVISVNRPPIVEVEELFTGRLIFRD
- a CDS encoding acyloxyacyl hydrolase; protein product: MKLKLSIIVLLAPFFVLSQEEPATDYFIDANYFYGTIVRHNKDIAHLVTNHPQGFILGYNKKTFGSKRWHREYNFPDWGFSMLHQNPGNDILGENYGLYGHLNFYFFRRNVMFRIAQGIAYTTNPFDLETNFKNNAYGTQLLSSTYLLLNYNKENLFKNIGLNAGIALIHYSNGNFKAPNSSTNSFTFNIGLQYEFESETAEYITDVVDKTITEPIHFNVVLRSGINESDYVGLGQHPFLVVSTFLDKRVSYKSKFQVGADVFFSEFLEKEIEYLVASGLDRSLSGDEDYKRVGIFLGHELTLNKLAVVSQFGYYAYYPYDFEGRTYIRAGLKYYITNKIFGVSTLKSHGAKVEGVEFGIGLRI
- a CDS encoding acyloxyacyl hydrolase; the protein is MKYFFLFFLALNCCVIFSQEKKLKPFSLEADYLYGSILEHNPDIAHLITGHPRGLILTYNRKTYGFNEWERRYQYPDWGFTFTYQNMKNQYLGENYGLYGHYNWYFFNRNLVIRLGQGVAYTTNPYDRETNYINNAYGTRFLSTTFLKANYVKENLYKGLGFHAGFSIIHYSNANLRAPNNSTNTWAFNVGLSYLVDHEEFPEYIVKDDPPSSSHAEKLKYNFAFRFGWNESDVIGQGQYPFYVVSAFVDKRINYESTFQAGVDVFFAHFLKELIYYQSIAFPEYNLSGDEDYKRVGLFIGHELRFNKVAFVSQLGYYVYYPFDFENRVYNRLGLKRYFYKDKIFASVTVKAHWAKAEGVEFGIGVRL
- a CDS encoding Rrf2 family transcriptional regulator, which codes for MLSRKTKYGLKALTFLAKREEDDPVQISVIADSENISQKFLESILLNLRKAGFLGSKKGKGGGYYLLKEAHEIRVAEIYRILEGPIAMVPCVSLNFYEKCEDCPDESVCSVHKLMIQVRDNTLNILENTTLEDIIIKS